The sequence aaattcgcatgaaagaaaaccgcataactctgaaaattcgcataaaaaaactgcataactttgaaaattcgcataaaaactgcataaaaaaagaccttagtgtatagtatatatcaatatggatcattCTTGAGATTCACGAGGtacatcacagtaaagtgcggtaGCAAAAAGGTTCCTAATacactacaatttttttaatgcacatatgacagttCTCCCAATCAAGCTGTAATTAAGCTGTGAATATGGTTTATATTCGCAATCTGATACCAACTCGGATGAAAACAtattgtttttataaaaattcaaatatatgatatatcaatatggagcACTTTAACGAATTGaacacaaatcgaaaaagacacaataacaccatctcgtgacggaaaaggctattagttcagtcatgtttaatGTTTAGCGTGCACTCAGAAgccaaaatgtcaaaaataattgagcatgatgcccacatagaggtgtgaacattttcatatttaaatgtttttcctgacgaaagtaaatatcgcctaCAAAAAATGTAGAattcaacgttgccaggtataccgattcatcggtatttatacatatatttgacctctataccgcgATACAGGTATGCAGTCTCAAAATacagataattcacggatcgtacagTTAAATACCGATTTTTGATAATAGCATGGATAGACAGGCTTTGGTGCTTTGGTGCTTTGGTCACATTTCCGTGAACTTATGTTGACGAGaatctgataccgatatggtacagatttttgcgccgaatagatttttggaaaaatgacctggcaacgctggtagaattacgctcttttagacctatcgtcttcactttcaaCAGTTATGAAGTAAtatttaactttgctcatgaatgttatgaatagttCTGAAAAGTCGAAATCTATAGGCTGTGAAGGCAGtgtttggcagatcacttctgatatatagaacaaaattaaagtgaaatgaacggtgtattacaaattactttgattgcgatattttttcattgcgttcatgaccctcccgtggttgatgggcttgacggtattgcaaacatcatcagatacgattaactattgttacaatttaatataaatatgtgttataacttttagttcaattattgagtttattgagtgaggcatgaaacgatttgaataagatgttgattgcaatacgctccaacatccggggttggagaggccggtagggcttaactgagctcttttttatgtttcattttcatactaccggcccttattaccgatgtgaagtggaaattaagcgaaatgaacgtaccccagtcaggtttcacacgataacggaatagttgaatggtgaattaagttcatctttgacgtttattctgtgaggttgtgtgtgctcgtgtgggatctgatggatgaggtgatatgtgagtgaagtataagtgaagtggaatgcaagaacggtaataaaggccaccgtttcagctcaggactaacgatcgaccaataaaaGAGATCGAAATTGGGTGACGGCacctccattcatctcaaatccattagtcatttcatatatgaaaaccattggttagagcgagatctgttgtgtctgttcgatagattgacttcgagAGTGAGATGAGGTTAGGAgtatttcgcgtcgctataacagcgatatcgtacattttctgaactacttttatgcggtattgcttatcagagatgaagcaaaaattttgtatttgatttcatcacaattcatttgttgaaagtcgagtaatcggtagaataatatggtgactctattaatgaaatgactattggcacaatgaATTTAGTTAAAATCTATTAGAATTTTTGTATTAGAATTATTATCTATTAGAATTTACTATTTAATCAATGTTACAATATttgtgtgtgaaatacatatttgtatatatggatatgtatgtacacatgtgtgtatatgtatgtatatatgtgtgtacgTCAGTATGCCTTGGtgcctgtatatatttatacatgtatgtatgtatgcgttgTATCAAACCGTATATGGTGATACCTTTCGATTGTGAGTGAATaaaatgttgattgcattacgctccaacatccggggttggagaggccggtagggcttaactgagctctttttatgttttattttcacacTACCGGTCCCTATAACCAGTGTGAAGTAGAAGTTAAGTGGAGTGAtcatatcccaattgggtttcacacgatgacaacaggtgaacggtgaatcgagtccatatttgacgtttattggtggtttgtgtacaatggattactgtggaatgagagagaatattgtagaatagaacgGAATAATAATGAGTTAATCAAtgggcaaaccactgatagctgtcaaacgatgttcatccagtttgtattgtAAGGATGGAtatatcgtttgggacctgatgggtgagatgatgtgtgagtgaaatgtaagagtaagtgcatgCGAGAAtagtaataaaggccaccgtttcagctcaggactaacgatcgatcattagaagagatagaaattgggtaacggtacctccattcatctcaaatccattagtcatttcatatacgagaaccattagttatagtgagctctgttatctctgtttgatagattaatttcagaagtaacatgaaatttggagcattttgcttcgctaaaacagcagtattgaaccactTCTGAACTACTGCTAtgcgttattgcttcttagagacgaGGCAAAGGCTTTGTATTTATCACAAATCATTTATTAAAAGTCGAGTgatcgctaaaataacatggtgactctactaatgagatgactattggtacactaGTTTTAGTTAGGATCTATCAGAGTAGAAATAGTAATTCAATGTTTTAATGCTTGCGTGTGGAATACATgtgggtatgtatgcatgtgtgtatgtatgtgactgtgtgtatatatgtgtttttgtgtgtatatacaatatacattttaccgTGCCTTTGAGTGCGTTGTACCACATTGGTAGTGATGCATTTCGATTGTGGGTCAGTGTACACCAGATGctcaaaagtgcctgagcggatggtaacactgtcaaggatcaactgaagacaactaaatgtgaacatgctgtagcaatacttatgggacccaagggtcaatataatttaaataaaaatgcatgttctcagttttttttttcgtcaaaccatcatgaccggccgtacaaagatgtcattaaaaaaacactaatccttttttgtctttttttttttttttttttgttcggaaATGGATGACTGAGCATAACCAAGAAATCCGGAATAAAGAATAAGATACTCAAGAAAAGCAGGAACAAATGTGATAAATGTGGaactgaaaaattggaaaataatttaattaccaCGCTTAGGAAATCTTAGATACAAAATGGAACATCGGTAAGAATAAAAAGAccattgcatacaactaacttttacatttcagggaataaaataacatcagcaaaagtacggaatggaaataaaatagaaggacaacaaaagacacttacaattgaatagaacactggaattaaggtaaaacagaatataaactaagaccaaaggtaagaaaaccaacatgaataaataatagaaactgttgggtaataatatgatttcctcatattgaaagaggcgtttatatggcgcgcatgcgctaattcggcctgatacaaattaacggggagggcaatacattttggacagggctgtaaaaagctgattggaaccctttccccaccaaaatgtaatataaggaactataaggatattttttcattgcgttcttgacattgaatttaaaatagCTGCACATTACCTTTTTTCTcttatataaatatgtgtgaaatgtgcacgcaaaactaaacaaattaatcttaatgttagttccagaattttaccaacattacCGAATATACAacttcttgatttgaaaaattacggttacggtgatataaatatacaatatcagatggtgttactgtgatgtctttttcgatttgtattgaattcgttaaagtgatccatattgaaatataatatatttggtaaAACGCTagcattgaaataaaaatatgtatTGAATCTCTAGAATTACTTACGGAGGGGCGTCAATTTTCAGGTAGATCTAATTATTTGTAACGACCATGTACCCGTCGATTATGGCGATAGAAGCTTTGCACAAACCGGAAGGAGACATTGCATGGCTCGCAAATGAACGGTTTTTCACCTGTATGTTTTGTCATGTGCGTTCTGAGCAAGCAGGGCCATTCGAATGTTTCGTCGCAGTACAGACACCCTATCGATTTCTTTAATCCCTTGGGAGATTTGGAATCGTCGATTAGGCGATGGTTAGCTTCCATGTGATTTTGAAGCTCTTCTGTACTGCTAAAAAATTCTTCGCATTCGACACAGTAGTTATTGAAATCACTGAGAAGCGGCATACTTGATGGACTATTTGCTGACGTTAAGTCTTCCGATATAGCTTCTTGATGATGCCTACGACTATGATGCTCCAGTTTTCCAATTCGATTAAAACGTTTGCCACATATTTTGCAGTCAAGTCGTGTAACTTTGTGCGTTTGTTCGTGGACGTACAAGTTCAAAGCTGATACAAGCTCTTTCCCGCATAGTTTACACTTGTGAGTACCTTTGTCATTTTCGCTATTGCAGACATTATGCAAAAGCGGTAATTCGTCGTAGTTGATCCAGTCCCTCGATTGACTTTCTTCGCTTTCTGTATCTTCACTAGTTGGTGTTGGTAGTGCAGGTGGCTCTGGTTCAACAGGCTCGTCAATAAAGCTTATATGGAACACTTGGCCATTTTTTACTACGACTTGTTCCATTTGACCCATATCGTTCAAATGTGTTCGCTCCTGATTGTCCACAACTACAGGCACAGGCACCGGTGGTACACCTACTGGAAAGTGTTGTTGAGGTGGATGGAAGTTGAAATGATTTGCTGGTATTATTGCAGGAGGTGGTTGTGATCCTGGTTGCATTGCCTGAAGCGATGCTAAAGATGGTTGAAACCGTGGATAAGTTCGAGAAACTGGTCCCAGCATTGGATTTGGACATGCATTTGGTACCATTAACCCTGCTGGAAATGGTATTCCAGTTGGCGGAGGCGGCAGGAAATTAAAATTCCCGTTATCAAATTGCGTACTAACGATCATTGATGGAGGATGCTGTGGTGTGTGAGGATAGCCGACAGGGCCCCCATCAAACTCATTCCAATAATTGAACAATGAatcttctgaatattgatttgaCTGCATCGAAAATAAAAACAGGCAATCCACTACTTAGCTTAATATATAAAAACACACATTTGCActattgctggaaatttgagaaACTATCTTCGAATCTTTAAGAAACTATCTTCGAATTTTTAAGCAACTTCGACCAGGTAGAAATATTAAAATTGCTTATTTTCTGCAGTTTAGGTCTGATGAGCGACCGAACTtggaaatgaaatttattgACATTTTCCTTCATACGTCAATACGTCATTATTCGCCAGTGTGACCAGATGCATTTATTACAATTCTCGCTCATCTACACTAAAAAAAGAACCATAGTAACCGTAACctgtttttcattgtcatttcaactagggtaacagaggtattttggcccactttaggattgattttattttggcccactttgtaaaaatatccaccaaatgttgtaatatcttccaAAAACTCTTTCGCAATAGgttatttaatgtgattagcttgaaATGGATGCAACGTggtttacttaacatcgattaaatccataaagtttgttaggtgggccaaaatatatgaagtggccaaaatacctctgttagccTATACGCTTAAAAAGTGTCAACAATCATGATATATAACTATTCAC comes from Malaya genurostris strain Urasoe2022 chromosome 3, Malgen_1.1, whole genome shotgun sequence and encodes:
- the LOC131434405 gene encoding zinc finger protein 366-like — translated: MQSNQYSEDSLFNYWNEFDGGPVGYPHTPQHPPSMIVSTQFDNGNFNFLPPPPTGIPFPAGLMVPNACPNPMLGPVSRTYPRFQPSLASLQAMQPGSQPPPAIIPANHFNFHPPQQHFPVGVPPVPVPVVVDNQERTHLNDMGQMEQVVVKNGQVFHISFIDEPVEPEPPALPTPTSEDTESEESQSRDWINYDELPLLHNVCNSENDKGTHKCKLCGKELVSALNLYVHEQTHKVTRLDCKICGKRFNRIGKLEHHSRRHHQEAISEDLTSANSPSSMPLLSDFNNYCVECEEFFSSTEELQNHMEANHRLIDDSKSPKGLKKSIGCLYCDETFEWPCLLRTHMTKHTGEKPFICEPCNVSFRFVQSFYRHNRRVHGRYK